A stretch of Bos indicus x Bos taurus breed Angus x Brahman F1 hybrid chromosome 17, Bos_hybrid_MaternalHap_v2.0, whole genome shotgun sequence DNA encodes these proteins:
- the PPIL2 gene encoding RING-type E3 ubiquitin-protein ligase PPIL2 isoform X1 — protein MGKRQHQKDKMYITCAEYTHFYGGKKPDVPQTNFRRLPFDHCSLSLQPFAYPVCTPEGVVFDLLNIVPWLKKYGTNPSNGEKLDGRSLIKLNFAKNSEGKYHCPVLFTVFTNSSHIVAIRTTGNVYAHEAVEQLNIKAKNFRDLLTDEPFCRQDIITLQDPTNLDKFNVSNFFHVKNNMKIIDPDEEKAKQDPSYYLKNTNTETRETLQELYKEFKGDEVLAATMRVPEKAKVDKLNAAHYSTGRVSASFTSTAMVPETTHEAAAIDEDELRYQFVKKKGYVRLHTSLGDLNLELHCDLTPKTCENFIRLCKKRYYDGTVFHRSIRNFVIQGGDPTGTGTGGESCWGKPFRDEFRPNLSHTGRGVLSMANSGPNTNKSQFFITFRSCAYLDKKHTIFGRVVGGFDTLTAMENVESDPKTDRPKEEIRIDSTIVFVDPYEEADAQIAEERRKTQLEAAAPESTAKSSQSPQGSQGPQTYRQGVGKYISPAVTKRVAEEEPSTSAAVPVAKKKPSRGFGDFSSW, from the exons ATGGGGAAGCGACAGCACCAGAAGGACAAGAT GTACATCACTTGTGCTGAATACACTCACTTCTATGGTGGCAAGAAGCCAG ATGTCCCACAAACAAATTTCCGTCGTCTGCCTTTCGACCACTGCAG TCTCTCTCTGCAGCCCTTCGCCTACCCGGTGTGCACCCCGGAAGGTGTCGTCTTCGACTTGCT GAACATCGTTCCTTGGCTTAAGAAGTATGGGACCAACCCCAGCAACGGAGAG AAACTGGATGGGAGGTCCCTGATCAAGTTGAATTTTGCGAAGAACAGTGAAG GGAAGTACCACTGCCCGGTGCTCTTCACCGTGTTCACCAACAGCAGCCACATCGTGGCCATCAGGACCACCGGCAACGTCTACGCCCACGAG GCGGTGGAGCAGCTGAATATCAAGGCCAAGAACTTCCGAGACCTGCTGACGGACGAGCCCTTCTGCCGACAGGACATCATCACCCTGCAG GACCCCACGAACTTGGACAAATTCAACGTTTCCAATTTCTTTCACGTTAAGAATAACATGAAAATAATTGACCCAG ATGAAGAGAAGGCCAAGCAGGACCCGTCTTACTATTTGAAAAACACGAACACGGAGACGCGGGAGACGCTGCAGGAACTCTACAAGGAGTTCAAAGGGGACGAGGTGCTGGCGGCCACCATGAGGGTCCCCGAGAAGGCGAAGGTGGACAAGCTGAACGCC GCCCACTACTCCACCGGGAGGGTCAGCGCCTCCTTCACGTCCACTGCCATGGTTCCCGAGACCACACACGAAGCAG CGGCCATCGACGAGGACGAGCTGCGCTACCAGTTCGTGAAGAAGAAGGGCTACGTGCGGCTGCACACTAGCCTGGGCGACCTCAACCTGGAGCTGCACTGCGACCTG ACGCCAAAAACCTGTGAGAACTTTATCAGGCTCTGCAAGAAGCGATACTACGACGGCACCGTCTTCCACCGGTCCATCCGCAACTTCGTG ATCCAGGGAGGCGACCCAACAGGCACCGGCACAG GCGGGGAGTCATGCTGGGGGAAGCCCTTCAGAGACGAGTTCCGGCCCAACCTCTCGCACACGGGCCGCGGGGTGCTCAGCATGGCCAACTCGGGACCCAACACCAACAAGTCGCAATT CTTCATCACCTTCCGCTCCTGCGCTTACCTGGACAAGAAGCACACCATCTTCGGGCG GGTTGTTGGGGGCTTTGACACACTGACGGCCATGGAGAACGTGGAGAGTGACCCCAAAACTGACCGCCCTAAG GAGGAGATCCGGATTGATTCTACCATCGTGTTCGTGGACCCCTACGAAGAGGCCGATGCTCAG ATCGCCGAGGAGCGCAGGAAGACGCAGCTGGAGGCAGCGGCCCCTGAGAGCACGGCCAAGAGTAGCCAGTCCCCGCAGGGGAGCCAGGGCCCCCAGACGTACCGCCAGGGGGTGGGCAAGTACATCAGCCCGGCAGTCAC GAAGCGGGTAGCAGAGGAGGAGCCGTCCACCAGCGCAGCTGTCCCTGTGGCCAAGAAGAAGCCCAGCCGCGGCTTTGGGGATTTCAGCTCGTGGTAG
- the PPIL2 gene encoding RING-type E3 ubiquitin-protein ligase PPIL2 isoform X2 has product MGKRQHQKDKMYITCAEYTHFYGGKKPDVPQTNFRRLPFDHCRNIVPWLKKYGTNPSNGEKLDGRSLIKLNFAKNSEGKYHCPVLFTVFTNSSHIVAIRTTGNVYAHEAVEQLNIKAKNFRDLLTDEPFCRQDIITLQDPTNLDKFNVSNFFHVKNNMKIIDPDEEKAKQDPSYYLKNTNTETRETLQELYKEFKGDEVLAATMRVPEKAKVDKLNAAHYSTGRVSASFTSTAMVPETTHEAAAIDEDELRYQFVKKKGYVRLHTSLGDLNLELHCDLTPKTCENFIRLCKKRYYDGTVFHRSIRNFVIQGGDPTGTGTGGESCWGKPFRDEFRPNLSHTGRGVLSMANSGPNTNKSQFFITFRSCAYLDKKHTIFGRVVGGFDTLTAMENVESDPKTDRPKEEIRIDSTIVFVDPYEEADAQIAEERRKTQLEAAAPESTAKSSQSPQGSQGPQTYRQGVGKYISPAVTKRVAEEEPSTSAAVPVAKKKPSRGFGDFSSW; this is encoded by the exons ATGGGGAAGCGACAGCACCAGAAGGACAAGAT GTACATCACTTGTGCTGAATACACTCACTTCTATGGTGGCAAGAAGCCAG ATGTCCCACAAACAAATTTCCGTCGTCTGCCTTTCGACCACTGCAG GAACATCGTTCCTTGGCTTAAGAAGTATGGGACCAACCCCAGCAACGGAGAG AAACTGGATGGGAGGTCCCTGATCAAGTTGAATTTTGCGAAGAACAGTGAAG GGAAGTACCACTGCCCGGTGCTCTTCACCGTGTTCACCAACAGCAGCCACATCGTGGCCATCAGGACCACCGGCAACGTCTACGCCCACGAG GCGGTGGAGCAGCTGAATATCAAGGCCAAGAACTTCCGAGACCTGCTGACGGACGAGCCCTTCTGCCGACAGGACATCATCACCCTGCAG GACCCCACGAACTTGGACAAATTCAACGTTTCCAATTTCTTTCACGTTAAGAATAACATGAAAATAATTGACCCAG ATGAAGAGAAGGCCAAGCAGGACCCGTCTTACTATTTGAAAAACACGAACACGGAGACGCGGGAGACGCTGCAGGAACTCTACAAGGAGTTCAAAGGGGACGAGGTGCTGGCGGCCACCATGAGGGTCCCCGAGAAGGCGAAGGTGGACAAGCTGAACGCC GCCCACTACTCCACCGGGAGGGTCAGCGCCTCCTTCACGTCCACTGCCATGGTTCCCGAGACCACACACGAAGCAG CGGCCATCGACGAGGACGAGCTGCGCTACCAGTTCGTGAAGAAGAAGGGCTACGTGCGGCTGCACACTAGCCTGGGCGACCTCAACCTGGAGCTGCACTGCGACCTG ACGCCAAAAACCTGTGAGAACTTTATCAGGCTCTGCAAGAAGCGATACTACGACGGCACCGTCTTCCACCGGTCCATCCGCAACTTCGTG ATCCAGGGAGGCGACCCAACAGGCACCGGCACAG GCGGGGAGTCATGCTGGGGGAAGCCCTTCAGAGACGAGTTCCGGCCCAACCTCTCGCACACGGGCCGCGGGGTGCTCAGCATGGCCAACTCGGGACCCAACACCAACAAGTCGCAATT CTTCATCACCTTCCGCTCCTGCGCTTACCTGGACAAGAAGCACACCATCTTCGGGCG GGTTGTTGGGGGCTTTGACACACTGACGGCCATGGAGAACGTGGAGAGTGACCCCAAAACTGACCGCCCTAAG GAGGAGATCCGGATTGATTCTACCATCGTGTTCGTGGACCCCTACGAAGAGGCCGATGCTCAG ATCGCCGAGGAGCGCAGGAAGACGCAGCTGGAGGCAGCGGCCCCTGAGAGCACGGCCAAGAGTAGCCAGTCCCCGCAGGGGAGCCAGGGCCCCCAGACGTACCGCCAGGGGGTGGGCAAGTACATCAGCCCGGCAGTCAC GAAGCGGGTAGCAGAGGAGGAGCCGTCCACCAGCGCAGCTGTCCCTGTGGCCAAGAAGAAGCCCAGCCGCGGCTTTGGGGATTTCAGCTCGTGGTAG